The Streptomyces sp. HUAS MG91 sequence GCGCCGTGGGGCTGCTCGTCGTCGCCTGGCTGGTGCTGCGCCACCGCTGTCCGGCGGCGCGGCACCGGCTCAGCAGGACAGCCGCGGGGCCAGCGCGCCCCTGACCGGGGTCGCGGCGGCGAACGTGGCCCGCAGGAAGTCCACGAACCGGTCGATGTCGGCCGGCACGTTCGCGATGCCGGGCGAGACCCGTACGGCGCCGCCCGAGGGCAGTCCGAGCCGCTCGATGTAGCCGTCGATGGTCTCGGCCCGTCCGCGGCCGCTGCCGGTGCGGCGCAGCAGCCGCGGGGCGATCGCGAAGGCCTCCTCGCCCGCCCCCGGGTTGCAGAAGCAGCCGGTGCGCACGGAGATGCCGGCCGCCGAGCACTCGCGCGCCACGATCCGCTCGTCGACGACCGCGCCGTGCCGGTCGAGGACGTTGAGCGCGACCGTGCCGCCGCGCGCCTCGGTGCCGCGCGGGCCGTAGACGCGCACCAGCGGCCCTCCGTCGGGGTGCCGGAGCCCGGCGAGCGCGTCCAGCAGGCGTGCGGTGAGGGCGGCGACATGGCCGGCGACCCGGTCGGCGCCGATCGCGTCGTACCAGTCGAGCCCCGGCACGATCTGCGGCACCGCGTGGAAGTCGGGCGTCCCGTCCTCGAAGGCGGCGGGGGCCTGCGCCATCCGGTGCCAGCGGGCCTGCGCGCTGACCACCTGGATGGTGCCGCCCGCGAACCAGGGCCTGCGCAGCTCGGCGAGGGCCGCGCGCCGCGCCACCAGACTGCCGACGCCGGACGGGTAGCCGAACACCTTGTACCAGCTCGCGACGGTGAAGTCGGCGGGCGTGCGGCGCAGCGACAGCGTCCCGGTCGGCAGGTACGCGGCCGCGTCGAGCAGGGTGTGCCAGCCCGCCTCCCGGGCCCGCTCCACCCATTCCAGCGGATGCCGTACGCCGCTGAAGTTGCTCTGCGCCGGAAAGCAGAACAGCCCGCGCCGCCGGGTCGCCAGCGCGTCGCTCACGGCCGCGCCGTCGGCTCTCAGCTCGTCACCGGCGAACGGCACGAGGCGTACCCGCGCACCGGCCGCCCGCGCGAACTCCCGTACGCCGTTGACGGAGTTGTGGTTGTCCTGGGTGAGGAGCAGCGCCGGGCCCGTCCGGCCGCGGAACGGATAGGCCTCCCCGACGAGCTTCACCGCCTGCGAGGCGTTGGCCGTGAACACCACCGTGTACTGCTCCGGGTCCGCGTCCAGGAACCGCAGGACCCGCTCTCTTGCCGCTTCGATCAGCTCGGTCGAGGCGGCGGACGCCGGGCTCTCGGTGTGCGGGTTGCCGAACGCGGCGCCGCGCAGCCGGGCCGCGTGCGCGTCGACGAGGCGGCGCGGCACGGGTGCGGCGCCGGTGTGGTCCAGATAGATCTGCCGTGTCTCGTCCAGGTATCCGAAGTCGTCGGCGCGCAGTCTCCCGAAGTACGCCTCGCCCCGCCCGTCGTTCCCCATGCCCCCGCCCCCGCCTGTCCGCCGTGGCCGTCGTGTCGCTCGCTTCGCCCCTCCTGGCCGCAATATCGGCCGACCCGCGCCGGTTGTCCAGACCGCCGCGGCGGGCGCACCGATGAGTTCGGGGGTGTCCTGGAGTCATCACTCCCAGACCGTTCCGCGAACGCCCGGAGGCACCATGTCCAGCACCGAGCACGCCCTGCCGCCCGTCGTCGACGCCGCCACCTGGGAGAAGGAGCTGGCGGCGCTGCGGGTGCGGGAGAAGGCGGCCACCCGTGAACTCGACGCGATCGCCGCGCAGCGCCGCAGGCTGCCGATGGTCGAGATGCCGGACTACGTCCTGGAGGGGGCGGACGGTCCGGTGCGGCTCGCCGAGATCTTCGGCGGGCATCCGCAGCTCATCGTGTACAGCCACATGTGGCACGAGGGCGCCGCGTGGCAGTGCGGCGGCTGCACCGGTTTCACCTCCCAGTTCACCCGGCTCCTCGGACTGGAGAAGTTCGACGCCCGCTTCGTGATCGTCACGCAGGGCCCGATCGACGAGGCGCTCGCCTACCGGCGCAAGGTGGGGAACAGGATGGACTGGTACTCCACGGCGCACAGCTCCTTCGGCGCCGACGTGGGCGCCCCGCCGAACGGCGGCTTCGCGGTGAACGTGTTCCTGCGCGACGGCGAAACGGTGTACCGGACCTGGCACACCGACGGCCGCGGCACCGAGCAGCTCAGCCATCTGTTCCCCCTGGTGGACGTCCTGCCGTACGGGCGTCAGGAGGTCTGGCAGGACTCTCCCGACGGGTGGCCCCAGGGGCCGACGTACAGCCGTTGGGCCACCTCGCAGGAGATCGCGGCGGCCTACGGCACGGAGGGCTGACCCGGCCGGGGCGCCACCCGCACCGAGGTCGAACACAAGCAGCGTGACCGAGCGGCCGTGCGGGTCGTTGGGCCGTCGTGGGCCCGAACTGCGCCCCGCGGGGCGGCAGGTGGGCGCACCGGTGCTTGTATGGGACGTGCCGGAGAAGAACATGCCGGGGGCAGTTCCCTCACTGCTCCCACGGACACCAGGGGGCGCCGAGTGAACGCGACCACTCCGCCGTCGCTCGTCATCGATGTCGTCGACACGGGCGACACGGTCCTGTTCCGCGTCCGCGGCGAGCTCGACCTGCGCACCGGTCCCCGGCTGGACCGGGCGCTGACGCCGTTCCATGCGCGCCGCTGCGAACTCGACCTGACCGAGGTGCCGTTCACCGACTCGACCGGGGTGAACCTGTTGGTCCGGCACCACCGGCGGGCCGCGCACGCCGGTGGCAGCCTGCGGCTCGTGTCCGTCACGCGGCCGGTGCTGCGCGTCCTGCGGCTCACCGGGACGGACGTTCTCCTGCTGCCCGGGGACGGCCCGCCCGCCGGCCCGGCCGTCCCCTGACGCGCCTCAGTCCCACGCCGGTCCGCTCACCACCCGGTGGGGCGACCGGCCGTACCGGGCCGCTTCCACGGCCGCCTCGGGAGACGCCCCGGACGGGGGCCAGTTGCTCGCCGAGCTGCTCTCCCCGGTGTCGACGATCACCTGGTCCGGTCCGGCGTCGATGTGCACGAGGGCGCCGGTGACCACGGCGACGACCGCGTCGTCCAGCCGTTCCAGCAGGCCTGCCGAGCCGTCGTCGCACGCGTCGCAGCCGCAGTCCGGCAGCCGCTCCACGGGGACGGCGGGCTCGCCCGCCCCCACCACGAGCACCGTGCGCGGCACGTCGTCGATCGCGCCGAAGCCGAAGACCAGCGGGACGGCGTCCGCGCGGGCCGGCCGCAGCAGGACGGGCTCGCTCAGCGGCAGGTCCGGGGTGCGCCGCCACAGTCCCGCCGGGTCGCCGACCGGCTCCGCCGCCGCCAGGCCGAGTCCGCACAGCACCCGGGTCCAGGCGTCGGCGCGGGCGGCGAGAATGCGGTACTTGCCCGGGTCGAGGCAGCGCGAGTACTCCTCGTCGAGCGGTTCCCGGTCGGGGTGCGGGTCGGCCCAGGCGGGGGTGTCCGCCCCGGTGTCGGCGAACGCCTCGTCGACGGCCGCGCGCAGTTCCTGCTGATCCATGGCCGCACCCTAACGCCGCGCGGTGAGCCGTCCGAGGACGCGCCGCATCGCCTCCCGCACCGCGTCCCGCGCGTCGTCGCTGTGGTCGAGCCCTTCGAAGCCGTGCGGCGCGGCCGGTACGTCGACGACCTCGACCGGCGCGCCGCCCGCCTCGGCCGCCGCGAGGAACTCGGCGACGGTCGCGGCGATCGCGGACGCCTCACGGCCCACCCGGACGAGGACGAACGGCGGTGTGCCGCCCCGGGCCACCACCTCGGCCGGCCTGAACCGGGCGTCGTTCACACCCCAGTTGGGCAGCGGCGCCATGATCGGGTAGTTGGCCGCCAGGCACCGCAGCCACGCCGGTCTCGCGCTCAGCCAGGGCGCGGTCAGCGGCCCGCCCCCGGAGAAGAACCACAGGGCGATGCGGTCCGCGTCCACCCGGGGATCGGCCCGCACCGCGGCCACCGCCGCCTCCACGTCCGCGGCGGCCGTCGGGTAGGCGGTCACCGCGTGCAGCCGGTGGTCGAGCGTCACGCCGACCACGCCCTGGTCGGCGGCGCAGCGGGCGTACCCGACCAGGGTCGGCCAGTCGCGCGGCGTCGGCTCCACCCCCTCGGGCACCGGCCCGCCGTGCACGAACACGATCGCGGGCCGCGGTGTCTCCTCGGCGCCCTCGGGGACGTAGAGGTCGACGGTGCCGTGCCGCTCCCTGGGCCGCTCCGTGACGTCGAGGAGGAAGGGCTTGAAGTACCCCACCGTCGCCGCGTCCTGGGCATCGCTCCCGTCGGCGGTGTCCGCGAGGCTCTCCCCGCCCCCGGCGGCCGCGGCGAGCAGTACCTCGGCGAGCCGGTCGGGGCTCGACAGCATCGGCCAGTGTCCGGTGGGCAGTTCGAAGAAGGTGACCTCGGGCCGGGCCAGGGCCTTGATCATGGGGTCGCCGAAGCTCAGCAGCATGCGGACGGTCGCCAGGGTCGCGCCGCTCTTTGCGCACAGCACGCCGGTGGTCGGCGGCAGTTGCGCGCCGGACAGGCGCAGCGGGCGCAGCAGGGTGCCGAGCGGCTGCGGGGCGGCGTGCTCGGTGAGGCGGTCCAGGGCCGCCTCGGACACTCCCGCGGTGCTCCCCCAGCGCGGCCACGCGTCGCGCGCGGGCGGCGCGAGCACCCCGTCGGTGTCCCCGACGGCGGCCAGCCGTTCGCGCAGTTCCTGGTCGGGCACGGTGGCCAGCGCCGGTACGCCGTCGCTCACCGGGGCCGTGTCGACGTAGACGATCCTGGCGACGCGCCCCGGCCGCCGGTCGGCGGCGCCCACGGCGGGATGCACGCCGTAGTCGTGGCCGACGAGCACGATCTCCGGTGCGTCGCCGCCGCCCGCCGCGTCGATCGCGTCGATGATCTCGACGATGCGGGCGATGTCCGCCTCCAGATCGCCGCCGGCCGCGTCCCCGGCCCGCTTCCCCGGCAGGTCCACGGGGTGCGCCCGCGCGCCCTCGGCCTCCAGCCGGGCGGCCGTCTCCCGCCACACGTGCGGTCCGGTGAACAGCCCTGGCACCAGCACGAATTCCGTCATCGCGTACGCTCCTCAGCCCTCTCGCGGTCGCGGTCCGGTCCACCACCGGGCCGCGCTCGCGGGTACGTTAGGAACTCCCCCAGAGGGAGGTTCAAGTGACACCGGGTCCGGGTTACGACGGTCTGTGGAGCATCGGTGAGCTCGCCGAGCACGCGGGCACCACCGTGAAGACGGTCCGCTTCTACTCCGACAGCGGTCTGCTGCCGGAGCGTGCGCGCAGTGCGGGCGGACACCGCCGCTACGCCCCGGACGCCCTGGACCGGCTGCGGCTGATCCGCTCGTTGCGGGGGCTCGGCCTGCCCGTCCCCGAGGTGCGCCGCGTCGTCGACGAACAGACCGGTGCGCGGGGCGTGCTGGAGGACGCCGTCGCGGAGCAGCTGCGCACGCTCGGCTCGCAGCTCAGCGCGCTGCGCTGGCAGGAGGCCGCGCTGCACCTGGTCCAGGCCTGCCCGCCGGAGGAGCGCGCGGACCGGCTGCGGCTCGTCGGCTCGCTGGGCACGCCGCCCAGCACGGCCCCGCTGGCCGGGTTCTGGCGCGCGTGGCTGCCGCCGCGGATGCCGGCCGCGTCCCGGACCGCCTTCCTGGAGGCCGCCGTTCCGCAACCGCCCGACGCGCCGGCCCCGGCGCAGGTGCTGGCGTTCGCCCGGCTGTGCGCGCTGGTGTCGCGCCCCTGCGGCGGCACCGTCCGCTCCCAGCCGGCCGCCCATCGCGCGGCGGGCGCCCGGGAGTCCGCCCTGCTGTACGCGGGCCTGGCCGAGGCCTACGAGCTGGCGGCCCGGCGGATGCGCGCGGGCGCCGGGCCCGCCGGGGGTGAGGCGCTGGACTGCTTCGTGGCGACGTACGCGCGCGTGGCCGGCTGTCGCGACACCCCGGACTTCCGGCGCGGACTCGCCCGTGAGCTGGCGGCCGACCCCCGGCTGGACGGCTACTGGGCCCTCGTGGCGGAGCTGATCACACCGCCGGGCGGGGTCCCGGAGCCGACGCCGGGCAGTGCCCACGACTGGCTGCTGGCGGCGCTGGAGGGGCAGTTGGTCACCTGAGACTCGGCAACGGCGCGCTCCGCTCCCCGGTCCCGTACGGGCTTCGGGTCGGCCGGGGCGCGCACGGTCACCGCCTCGCGGCCGTGGTCGGCCCGCCCCCGCGCCGGGTGTGCGAGGTCAGTGGGCGTCGACGAGCTGGTACAGGTAGACGAGCCGGCTGGTGTCGTCCGGCATGGCGTTCACGTCGTCGGAGGGGGCGTCGATGCGGAACCAGAACTCGGGGGCCTTCGCTCCCTTGAGCTCGCCCTTGTCCTGCATCCGGGCGAGCTCGTCGAGGAACGGGCCGACGGCCGGTGTCCTGGTGCCCATCCGGGTCGCGATCCGGCCGCCGACGACCGTCTTGAGGTGGTTCGTGTCGACGAGGACGTCCGTCGCGGCGCCGGTCGCGCTGGACGGCACGAAGCGGGGCGAGGCTCCCTCGCAGTCGTAGTGGCCGAGGACGAGGCCGACGAGCGTGGGGCTCTCGCCGCCCATGCTCACGGACTCGATCTTGGCGTACGGGCCCTGGCCGTCGTGGTCGCAGACCGAGCCGGTCGGCGGCTTCTGCCGGTGCGCGAACTTCCAGCCGTCCGGCCTCGCGCGGCCGGGCGTGGACGTGCTCGTGGCGGGCTCGGCCGACGGGGCGGCGGCGGACGTCGAGGGCGACGCGCTGTCGGCGGACGGGCTCGACGGGCCGCTCCCGGACGGACTCGCGGCGCGGGTGGGCTTGGCGTCGGCGTTGCTCTGGTCGCAGGCGGTCAGGGTCAGGGCGGCCGTGACGGCCGCTCCCAGTGCGCAGGCCCGCAGGCCGTTGCGCAGCGCTCTCCGGCGGTTCACACGCATGATCGGTTCCCCCGATGTCGTGCGCACGGTACGACGTGCGCGGTGGTGAGGTCGGTGCCGGGGGAAGCGTGCCCGTGGAGCGATCCGCTCCACACGCACCGTGCCGAAGAGTTACGCGTCGTTACACATTGCGGACATCGTCGGACGCGACGGGCCGCCGTCCACCGGTGACGGCGGCCCGCGTCGGGAGCGTCGGTGTCAGCTGGCGTCGACGAGTTCGAGGCCCTCGGCGACGACCCGTCCGTCGTGCAGGACCGTGCGGTCGGTGCCGCGGTCCATGACGGCGCTGCTCGGCGTCTCGCCGTCGACGAGGACCAGGTCGGCGCGGTCGCCCACGGCGAGGCCGGGGCGGTCGGAGACGCCGGCGAGCCGGGGCACGTCGTGGCTCATGATGGCGGCGCCGCCCATGGTCGCCACCGCCAGGCACATCTCGATGTGCTCGTCGCGGCGGAAGTTGTTGGTGAAGGCGAGCTGCCAGGTGCGGTCGAGGAGGTCGCAGTTGCCGTACGGGCTCCAGTAGTCGCGCTGCCCGTCCTCACCGAGGCCGACGCGGACGCCCGCATCGGTGAGCGCGGTGAGGGAGAGCTGGTTGCGGGCGGCGGGGGCGACGGTGGCCATGGCGATGTCCAGCTCCGCGAACTCCTCGATGAGGCGGC is a genomic window containing:
- a CDS encoding aminotransferase class V-fold PLP-dependent enzyme; translation: MGNDGRGEAYFGRLRADDFGYLDETRQIYLDHTGAAPVPRRLVDAHAARLRGAAFGNPHTESPASAASTELIEAARERVLRFLDADPEQYTVVFTANASQAVKLVGEAYPFRGRTGPALLLTQDNHNSVNGVREFARAAGARVRLVPFAGDELRADGAAVSDALATRRRGLFCFPAQSNFSGVRHPLEWVERAREAGWHTLLDAAAYLPTGTLSLRRTPADFTVASWYKVFGYPSGVGSLVARRAALAELRRPWFAGGTIQVVSAQARWHRMAQAPAAFEDGTPDFHAVPQIVPGLDWYDAIGADRVAGHVAALTARLLDALAGLRHPDGGPLVRVYGPRGTEARGGTVALNVLDRHGAVVDERIVARECSAAGISVRTGCFCNPGAGEEAFAIAPRLLRRTGSGRGRAETIDGYIERLGLPSGGAVRVSPGIANVPADIDRFVDFLRATFAAATPVRGALAPRLSC
- a CDS encoding DUF899 family protein; translation: MSSTEHALPPVVDAATWEKELAALRVREKAATRELDAIAAQRRRLPMVEMPDYVLEGADGPVRLAEIFGGHPQLIVYSHMWHEGAAWQCGGCTGFTSQFTRLLGLEKFDARFVIVTQGPIDEALAYRRKVGNRMDWYSTAHSSFGADVGAPPNGGFAVNVFLRDGETVYRTWHTDGRGTEQLSHLFPLVDVLPYGRQEVWQDSPDGWPQGPTYSRWATSQEIAAAYGTEG
- a CDS encoding STAS domain-containing protein, producing the protein MNATTPPSLVIDVVDTGDTVLFRVRGELDLRTGPRLDRALTPFHARRCELDLTEVPFTDSTGVNLLVRHHRRAAHAGGSLRLVSVTRPVLRVLRLTGTDVLLLPGDGPPAGPAVP
- a CDS encoding DUF6226 family protein; translation: MDQQELRAAVDEAFADTGADTPAWADPHPDREPLDEEYSRCLDPGKYRILAARADAWTRVLCGLGLAAAEPVGDPAGLWRRTPDLPLSEPVLLRPARADAVPLVFGFGAIDDVPRTVLVVGAGEPAVPVERLPDCGCDACDDGSAGLLERLDDAVVAVVTGALVHIDAGPDQVIVDTGESSSASNWPPSGASPEAAVEAARYGRSPHRVVSGPAWD
- a CDS encoding alpha/beta fold hydrolase, whose translation is MTEFVLVPGLFTGPHVWRETAARLEAEGARAHPVDLPGKRAGDAAGGDLEADIARIVEIIDAIDAAGGGDAPEIVLVGHDYGVHPAVGAADRRPGRVARIVYVDTAPVSDGVPALATVPDQELRERLAAVGDTDGVLAPPARDAWPRWGSTAGVSEAALDRLTEHAAPQPLGTLLRPLRLSGAQLPPTTGVLCAKSGATLATVRMLLSFGDPMIKALARPEVTFFELPTGHWPMLSSPDRLAEVLLAAAAGGGESLADTADGSDAQDAATVGYFKPFLLDVTERPRERHGTVDLYVPEGAEETPRPAIVFVHGGPVPEGVEPTPRDWPTLVGYARCAADQGVVGVTLDHRLHAVTAYPTAAADVEAAVAAVRADPRVDADRIALWFFSGGGPLTAPWLSARPAWLRCLAANYPIMAPLPNWGVNDARFRPAEVVARGGTPPFVLVRVGREASAIAATVAEFLAAAEAGGAPVEVVDVPAAPHGFEGLDHSDDARDAVREAMRRVLGRLTARR
- a CDS encoding MerR family transcriptional regulator; translation: MTPGPGYDGLWSIGELAEHAGTTVKTVRFYSDSGLLPERARSAGGHRRYAPDALDRLRLIRSLRGLGLPVPEVRRVVDEQTGARGVLEDAVAEQLRTLGSQLSALRWQEAALHLVQACPPEERADRLRLVGSLGTPPSTAPLAGFWRAWLPPRMPAASRTAFLEAAVPQPPDAPAPAQVLAFARLCALVSRPCGGTVRSQPAAHRAAGARESALLYAGLAEAYELAARRMRAGAGPAGGEALDCFVATYARVAGCRDTPDFRRGLARELAADPRLDGYWALVAELITPPGGVPEPTPGSAHDWLLAALEGQLVT